The window CTCCATAACAAGAGGAAGCCAATAAAAGTAATCAGTACCAATGACCGAAACTCCCCGAATCCGGCCCTTATTTCAGTCATTGATGACAACCTGTTCCGACATTATTTCAAACCGGATGAAAATATTCCTGCAAGCAAGGGGGGAGCGCGCGCCCGCTAAAATTGCCTGTTTTTGCACAAGCAAAATTCAACCTCTGTCCCAATCGAAAAGCAAGACACAAAACCGCAAAACACCGTATAAATAAAAAGCTCTGCCGCTAACTCAATAGCAGCAGAGCATACATAGAAAACGCTTAACTAACTCACCCCATGTTTTCACGGCCCAACCAAAGGGGGCGCACGGGGGGCGGGGAGCAACGGCCCAAAACAAAAAAACTATTCCGTCTTGGCCTTCAGCATAATCCCCGACCAGTACCGGGCCTCTGCGCTCCGGGTCCGGCTAAAGCCCATTTCCTTTAAGCGCATGGACAAGAGCCGTTCACTCACCGCCCGTTCATTGTTCTGTTCGCACCATTCCTGATACGCCTTAAACAATTCCCGTATCCGTATGCTAATCCCCGGCGACTGGATGCAGCACTCTTTCAGGAAGTTCCCGATCACGTCCATTTCACCCTGATAGTCATTGGTAGCGGACACGATCACCTCCGGCACTTTAAGCCCCTCCTTACGCCACCGGTATGTCCCTTCAAGCAGCCAGTTTAATATCCCGGAGGCTTCCGCCCGTAATTTCTCCTCCAGGTGTTTGTCTTGTTTATCCACTTCAATCCGAGTAGTGAAGGGGATCAGTTTAATCCGCCGCCAAATCCCGTAATCAGTACCCCTGATAATAGGCTTATGGTTTGTCCCCATAAAAATCTTATAGGTCGGCATATAACTAAAATATTCCCCGTACAGGAAACGAGCCGTAATCTTGTCATTCCCCGTAATCTGCTTTATCAGCGGTTCACTCAGCCGCTTCCCCTGGTCAATTTCCGTAGTCGTTACAAACCGTGCGCCCCGAAGCCGGGCAATGTCATTGGTAATCTGCTCATTGTTCCGCTTCATAAAGGTATCGGTGGTGGTGGTTATCCCGTAGTCCCCCAGCAAATACATAATCGTATTCAGAAAGGTGCTTTTTCCGTTAGCGCCGGAGCCGAACAGAATAAACATACTTTGTTCCGACACATCCCCGGTTATACCCAGCCCCGCCACGGTCTGCAAAAACGTGATAATGTCCCCGTTGTAGTTCATTATCTCCCGGACAAACTGCTTCCACGCAGGGCAATCCGCCTTCGGGTCGTATTCCACATTGGCAATCTTGGTGATCATGTCCTCCTGCCGATGTTCCCGGAATTCCCCGGTCAGAATATCAATAGTTCCGTTCTGCACATTCAAAAGCCAGGGGTTCGTGTCCAGTTCCTCACTGGTGATATTGAGTTCAATAATCCATGAAGCAGCCTTTATAAAAGCCTCCCGCCGCCGCACATTTTCACTCAACATGGCATATTTCTCAATGTCCATACGCTCCCGGTAATCCGTGGTCTTTAACTGTTCCTCATAAAGCCCCCGGACCATTTCCAGACCTTTTTCGTGGATCAAAGCCCCATCGTCTATGACCCAGCTTCTACCATCCCACACAATCCATTTTTTCCAGGCGGCGTTATACCGAATATCCCGGCCATAGATTTCTTTGAGCTTTTCAGCATTGGTTGAGTCGGTAAACTGTATCTTGCCAGCCTTCAAATCCTTAATCCGCAAATAAATTGATTCATCCCCGACATTCTCATACATCAAGTGCCTCCCTTCATCAGCGCCCGGCCATAAACATGATAGCGGAACGCAAGCAGGTCAAAAGCCAGTTCCTTTGCATATTCCGGCAATTCCCGCATACATTGTTGGTACAGGGTGTAGCATAAGGTCAAAGACCCCGGCTTGCGTAAATACTCATGGTTCTTGAAAAACGCAACCGCCCGGTATTCGTCATCCGGCATATCAATTTTTTTCAACCGATACCACATCAAAAGATCATCCGCCCATTCAATTTCATGGGCGGCGTATTCTTCGAGTGTTTTCCGTTGTTTCCGTACCAGTTCATGGTATCGGGCTTCCGGGTCTTTTGAACGCATATACCTCTCCCCTCTATCAAAAAACCAAAAGAGAAAATTAAAACAGTAACAATAAAACTATCGCAAAGAGCCGCCCTACAGGGGAGGCGACCGTGCCCTCAAATCAATATGTCCCCCAAACGCCCTCTGTGCGTTTACCGTGGGAACATTACCGAGGAGCCATATAATCAAAAATAAAATATACAGCAAAATTATTTCCCCTCATTCCAAATAAAGACCTTCGCCGCTTCCCCGGCGGCGGTCCTCCCATCGGTAAAGGTGATGAAGGCCCAGAAGGTCCACCATCCCGCTTTGTCTATCTCCCCCTCAATAACCTCATGAAAAATAACCCCCTTCACCATGTCCCCAACCCCCGCCGACAATTCCCCCGTGGAGCCGTCAGGTTTTCGGTACTTGATAACCGCCCCCTCTATCCCCTCCAAATCCGTAAAAGTCTTGACCGTAATCCGCAGGGCCGATTGCCCTTTATAAATCCGTTGCATATTCAACCCCTCAATGAATCCGGCTTTCAATTTCCAAGTTCCGGCAAACCGCAGACTTCAACACAATTTCCTCATTGCTTTTCAGGAACCGCCGCAGAAGGTAATCCCGCACCAGCCCCACCGTAACCAGTTTGATAAATACCCCCAAGCTCCGCACGGGAAGCCCGGTTGACCCGGCTATGTCAGATGTTTCCCGGTAGTATTCCCCTTGATGAACCGTCCCCGCATAATTCCCCGCCTGTTCATACAAGCCCCGAATATACACGTTCCATTTTTCGGCGCTATCCGTTGACCCTGTCTGTTCAATAAGCCGCCGTAACCACCCTGCAAAATACGCCGTTCCATCCCCGGTTTTAGCGGTTTCAGGCAAAGCCCGGAAAATCCCCCGGCTCCGACTAATCCCGTCATTGCTTCCCGCCGTTGTCCCAATACTCCGGTTATTCCCCGTACTCCGGTTCGCCGTTGCGGATGAGCGGGCCGTCTCCAACAGGGAGCGATACAATTCCCGGCAATAACCTAATGGCGTAAGTACCCGTAACGTTTCTGTAATACTCCGGTACATTCCCCGTAGCCAGGGCGTAGTATCCGTCCCCTTTACTTGCGCCGTATGTTTTCTTAAATAACTCGACCCATGCCCCAGGGCCGTACCATTCTGCCCATTCATGGTTAAGGTTTTTTTATAGTTCGCCGTCAGCTTCCGGGTGTCGGTCAGTTTCACCCCTTGGGTCAGCATCCGGGTATAGTTCTGCGCCGAGGTATATTCAAAGTACATGGACATCTTGAAATTCTGGTAGTAGTTGGCATTATAGATAGGGTAAGTATTGGGTATAGTTTCACAATCCCAATCATCATGGAAACTTTTCAGGCCGTAGTCAAAACGGGTATACCAAAAATACACCGCCGCCAGCCCAAACCAGATATAAGAGCCGCTTGCGATACTTCCGTTACTCTGAAAGGTTCCGCTCCGCCACCCCGCAGGTTTCCCGCTCTTAACTTGCAGGTCAATATAGCTTTCCCCTTTCGATTTCCGGGTCAGAGGTTTGTTGCTGTTATCGGAATACAAAACCGGGTATCCCCCGGATTCCGGTTCCTCACTACTGTAAACATAAAATTTTGCCGTACAAGTACCGTTAATAGTCTCATTTACCAGAAAACGGTTTACCGGCATGGCAATTTCATTCATCAGGGGGATCATTGGTTCAGGTGGATCATTATCCCAAAGATATTGGCTCCCGATAGTATTAGTCCCGATCACCGGATCGACAATCACCGGATAGGCCGCTTCAGCAAGCCACGTTTCCGGTATCGTGATACAAAGCCTATCCCCGGCAATGGACAAATCCCCCCACACCCACCGCCCCCGGTTATCAATAATTTTCGGGCGGTGAATATGGCCGAGCTTCCCGGTTCCTTCCCCAATCAGCGTTTCTTTTTTGTAAACCGCATAACTGCCTTTCAAAAACGGATCACGGACAAAATCAGGCTGCCGGAAAAAATCGTAGTTTTCCGCACCGTCCATAATCAGGCAAACAGTATTACTCTCCGGCTCCTTATTCAGAATACAATCGTATTCAAAGCGATCCCCGCCAAGAATCGTAAACCTATGGCTTCGCTTCCGTCCCCGGTAGAGCAGTTGCCGCCTGTTCCCCCGCAAGGAGAACCCCTCCCCATCATCAGGCGGCCTAAAGCGGAGCGGGGGAACCGATCCCGCTTTTCCCCACCGGGTAAGCCCCCAATCAGGAACTTCCCGCCCCAAGTCAACGGTAAGCGGAAAGTCCGTCAGGGATTGCCGGAAGGTCATTGGCCGAGTATGGTAATTTCCCATTGTATTTGTAATGTATCGCTGGATGTTACATTGACCACGGGGGTAATTTGAGCGTAGGCCAAACAGTTAGAAGCCGTGGCGTTGCCGTTCAGTAAACAGGCTTCATTTATGCCGTTCACATTCAAGGCCCCCGCCGCAAAAGTCGCCCGGTAAATCAGGGTCGTATCCCCAACACTGCCCCAGGCCGCCTTTAATGCGGGGTATCCCGAATCAAGGGCTTTCATTGATCCGGTAGCGGTATTGCACCGGGTATTCGTCTTGGTACTATTCCCGGTCCAACCCGTACCTACCTGAATAAACCCCGTTGAACTCGTTACCTTCGCCTTATTGGGACTTACCAGTAAAGCATCGGCAATCAAAGCGTCCCCCTCACGGGTAACAATGTTGTGATGGTGGTAACGCATGGGCCGCCCCGGTATCCGAAAGAGCCGCCCAAACCATGTCGGCGACCGCCGCTTTACATTCCCGTCCTTATCCAGAACCTGAACCGTAACCATTCCCTTAATCAAAATCCGGTCTCTCATTTATCGCCCTCCGTAAATCGCAATAGTCCCGGCCCCAATAGCAAGGCCGGATATAAAACAAATCACCCCAGTAATCACGGCGTTTTTAATTCCCTGTTTTCTTGCGGTTTCATATTTCCCCCGCCATTGATGATTTTCCGCTATAGCCCTGCTTTCCCTCTCAATGGAAGCCAGGGCCGCAGCCTTGGCCGCTTCCGCCGCCGCCTGTTCTATGGCTTCCTCTGCCGCCGTTGTTAAATCCTCAATCAGCGTGTCGATCTCTAATTCGCTGTATTGCCTCATTCCGCTTTCGGTTGAATTCTTCGCTTGCGCTGTCGGCGGCTCCCCGAACACCGGGGGTAGTTTCAAAAAACTCATAAGGATCACGGTTGCGGTAATCATCCTCAATCGCCTGTATCTCATTCTGAACCTCCACATATTCAAGCAGTTTCCGGTCCCGCTCATGGAAGAACCGGAACACCGTAATGACCAACACCAGGGCAAGCATACTCACCGCCCCGGTAATGACCCCCTTAAAAAAATTACTCATTGCCTATTCCCTTCCAGTGTGATAGAACTTTGAGGCCCACAATTCCAAAAAGCACCATCACCATTACCGCAAACCATATCCAATCCCGGATAAGCCCCTTCACTAAAAGCCATGTCGCAAGGTACAAACAGAAGGGCTTGAATCCCAGCATTTTAGAGGGCAGGGCAATAAGCCGCTTTGCCAAAATCGCCCACAGTTCCCGCCCCGTATGTTCCCAGCTTGCTTTATCAGATATTTGAATACCATCACTATCGCTCAACGCTTCCCCCTTACCGCTTTAGCACATATCAAGAAAATCCCCGCAAACCTTTTTTTCAATCCAGTGTTTTTCTTTGTGGTTCTTTTCGCTTTTTGATTCACTGCAATAGCAGAGCCGGTTGTTTTTTGTTGACTTCGCGGATACCTTGCAAAACAGGCAGTCAACACAAAATCGTTGTTTTGTCTTTGCCATGTTTACGCTCCCATGTCAAAATAGCGGTTCAATTCGCTGTCCAGCCCGTAGCGGTTTTTCCCTTCCCCGGCAAGCCGGGCCAACGCTTCACGGTTCAGCCCCCGGATTGCGCTTGACGATCCCCGGTTCCAAAACCAGGCAGACAAACTTTCCAGCCCCTTGATCTGCGCTCCCCCTTCCTGGGAATTAAGAACAACCCCGTCCCCAACCAGTCCGGCAACATGGGAAGCGATCCCGGTTTTCCCATCTACAAAAAACGCCGCCCGAATATCCGTAGGGCGGGGGTTTATCTTGGTAAACACCCGCTTATACAGATCATCCGCCGTAGTCCTGATAAGCAGCCCCGTAGCCGCAAACAGGGCCATGCACACCGCCCCCGAACAATCAGAGCTTTCCGGGTTTTCCTTGCCCCATCCATAAGGCGATCCGAATTGCAGCAAAAGAAAATAAATAAACCTGTCCAGTTCATTCATTTTTTCAAATTGCTTTTTTTCATTCTCAAATAATGCATCCCATTTAATACCCATCACTTACCTCTTGTGCTTAAAAAGATTAACAATGATACTCACCGCCAACGCCGCCGAAGAAATAAAAACACTTACCACCGATAGCCGTTCCTTGTTCCGTTCCGCCTCCTTCTTTTCCAATTTTTCAACCCGCCCCATGACGTGCAGTTTGAATTCTTTTAGCTCCCCCTTTAGTTCCCGCATTTCCGCAAGGTTTTCTACCAGTAGCCGCCTGTCCTCATTGGTCATATACTCACCCCCTGTATGCCGTTTTCCCGCCATGTTTCCCCCCTAAACTAATTCCGTAATCCGAAACGCCGCCACGAAAGCGGCATCCCGCCTATACCGCAAAGAAAAAGCGTTTATCGTCCCCTTTAATGTTTCTTTGCTTGTCTCAATTTGCACCCTTGCTCCAATCCGGGCATGGAATAATCCCCGGTGGGTCTTAACCGTAAACTCTCGCCGTTCCTGCAACCGCTCCGTCAGTTCCCGCATGGTCCAGTCCTCATACATGGGAAGGCCGCCTACTGTATCCTCCGAGAAATAGGAACCCGATACATTCAATGCCGCAGTCCCGTATTGGGCGATAGCTTCCGTATCCCGCAAAAAACAGGAGCGGTTAAGGTCAAGCACAATAGGCCGCCCACAAATAGAAGCCCGGCGCAAGTCCCCGTCAGTTTCCGTATTCAGGGTGATGATCGCTTTTTCATGGTGGGTAGTAACGTCATAAGCAGAATACGCAAAAGGCCCACCCTCAAAATCAAGCCGTTCTGTTGCTTCCTCTAGCGTGTCTATCTGGTCGGCGTAAATTACCGGGCGTTCCGTACCGCCGTCCTTAATCCGGTACTGCGCTTCATACCCCTGTTGTTGAATATCCCGTAGTACCGTTGACCGGAAAGGATACATCGGCGTAAGGTCCGTATCGTACAAAACCGGGGGATCGTCATACCGCCAAATTTCCTGTTTTTCCAGAGCAACCGGAATATTTATTTTAAGCCGTACCGTATTCCGGTAAATTTCCGCTCTGGCCGTTTCCCGCAAGTAAAAGATATGCTCCCCGGTAAAGGTGTAAGAGCAATCGTCAACATTTTCAGTTTCTTGTTGGTAGGGCGAATGGGCAAAAACTAACGGCTTTTCCGGCGCACATTCCAGATGCGCCCGGTAGGTCTTTGCCAGTTCAGAAAGTTCAGTCCAGATATTTTTCGTCAGCTTCACGTAGGGTAGGGAAACAGGGATAGTAGCGCAGTCAATATCAGCGGCCTCAATACCCGCCCGCTTCGCAATTAAATGTACCAGCGATTTTTCAGGCCGTGTTTTATCGCAAATAACCGAGTAGGTGAATACCGCCGGATGTAACCAATCCCGGCTATTTTCTGTTTTCCGTAGCAATGCCGAGCGGTCATGTAAACCAAGCCGCAAAGTACGCTG is drawn from Leadbettera azotonutricia ZAS-9 and contains these coding sequences:
- a CDS encoding DNA primase family protein: MYENVGDESIYLRIKDLKAGKIQFTDSTNAEKLKEIYGRDIRYNAAWKKWIVWDGRSWVIDDGALIHEKGLEMVRGLYEEQLKTTDYRERMDIEKYAMLSENVRRREAFIKAASWIIELNITSEELDTNPWLLNVQNGTIDILTGEFREHRQEDMITKIANVEYDPKADCPAWKQFVREIMNYNGDIITFLQTVAGLGITGDVSEQSMFILFGSGANGKSTFLNTIMYLLGDYGITTTTDTFMKRNNEQITNDIARLRGARFVTTTEIDQGKRLSEPLIKQITGNDKITARFLYGEYFSYMPTYKIFMGTNHKPIIRGTDYGIWRRIKLIPFTTRIEVDKQDKHLEEKLRAEASGILNWLLEGTYRWRKEGLKVPEVIVSATNDYQGEMDVIGNFLKECCIQSPGISIRIRELFKAYQEWCEQNNERAVSERLLSMRLKEMGFSRTRSAEARYWSGIMLKAKTE
- a CDS encoding NlpC/P60 family protein, giving the protein MGIKWDALFENEKKQFEKMNELDRFIYFLLLQFGSPYGWGKENPESSDCSGAVCMALFAATGLLIRTTADDLYKRVFTKINPRPTDIRAAFFVDGKTGIASHVAGLVGDGVVLNSQEGGAQIKGLESLSAWFWNRGSSSAIRGLNREALARLAGEGKNRYGLDSELNRYFDMGA